A single Triticum dicoccoides isolate Atlit2015 ecotype Zavitan chromosome 2A, WEW_v2.0, whole genome shotgun sequence DNA region contains:
- the LOC119354819 gene encoding uncharacterized protein LOC119354819, with protein MIQMEKVHHAISAIYTISGLIDDYIAPCYKISEYDKIYNHVLQPVEGKESWPVADMPKPHPPPHRVMPGRKKTKRRREEGEKPQGNKLSKKGIKIACSMCGSFSHNKRTCEKNPNKGQKQNASYTRAAKRARKKQQKDLVNNTQVPHPGKRTKKQAAHSPARPTSMPKTASQPVGRGTQRRNHNRAGSSSQPAPRVQVTSGSQQVPSQNRFQWFLTGEH; from the exons ATGATTCAGATGGAGAAGGTACACCATGCAATCAGTGCAATTTACACAATCTCTGGACTGATAGATGATTACATTGCCCCATGCTACAAGATCTCTGAGTACGACAAGATATATAACCATGTCTTGCAACCAGTGGAGGGAAAAGAGAGTTGGCCAGTTGCTGACATGCCAAAACCTCATCCACCTCCTCATAGGGTAATGCCAGGAAgaaagaagacaaaaagaagaagagaagaaggtgAGAAACCTCAGGGGAACAAGCTTTCAAAGAAAGGCATTAAAATTGCATGTTCTATGTGTGGGAGCTTTTCTCATAACAAAAGAACCTGTGAGAAAAATCCAAATAAAGGTCAGAAACAAAATGCTAGCTACACAAGAGCagcaaaaagagcaaggaaaaaacAGCAAAAAGATTTAGTAAACAACACACAG GTGCCACACCCAGGAAAGAGGACAAAGAAGCAAGCAGCGCATAGTCCAGCAAGGCCAACTTCAATGCCCAAAACTGCTTCTCAACCTGTTGGAAGGGGAACCCAGAGAAGGAATCACAACAGGGCAGGTTCAAGCTCACAGCCTGCTCCAAGAGTTCAAGTAACTTCAGGCTCACAGCAAGTGCCAAGTCAGAACAGGTTTCAATGGTTTCTAACTGGGGAACATTGA
- the LOC119354820 gene encoding uncharacterized protein LOC119354820 — MEKSSKSSSYWEDEYAQEQQHNSVREEQQQHSEEQQVHANAEEQQQYVGAEEQHQYVGAEGHMEEPEPWKFSNMYYQPRRTSKLTVSRGKSSVVEEEVNSGSDLSDSDYAIPPSESNSSASDDEVLEMRKYAKELKEKVRKNMLREDEGKTCNVSDDFIVPENSWLDDSDGEGTPYFESDDDMSYDEGSA; from the coding sequence ATGGAGAAGAGCAGCAAGAGCAGCAGTTACTGGGAGGATGAGTATGCACAAGAGCAGCAGCACAATTCAGTTAGAGAAGAGCAGCAACAACATTCAGAGGAGCAGCAGGTTCATGCAAATGCAGAGGAGCAGCAACAATATGTAGGTGCAGAGGAGCAGCACCAATATGTAGGTGCAGAGGGGCACATGGAAGAACCAGAACCTTGGAAATTTTCCAACATGTATTACCAGCCTAGAAGGACATCTAAATTAACAGTTAGTAGAGGAAAATCAAGTGTAGTTGAGGAGGAAGTAAATAGTGGCAGTGATTTATCTGATAGTGACTATGCTATCCCCCCTTCAGAAAGCAACAGCTCAGCATCTGATGATGAGGTCTTGGAGATGAGAAAATATGCAAAAGAATTGAAGGAGAAAGTGAGAAAGAACATGTTGAGAGAAGATGAGGGCAAAACATGCAATGTGTCTGATGATTTTATTGTGCCTGAAAACTCTTGGCTAGATGATTCAGATGGAGAAGGTACACCATACTTTGAAAGTGATGAcgatatgtcatatgatgaaggcAGTGCCTGA